CGCTTAGCCTGGGCCATTACCGGCTCCGGGCACTATATCAAAGAGTGCCTGGACTTTCTGTTGAGGCTCGACCACGTCGATTTATACATCAGCCAGGCCGGCGAAGAGGTGCTCCGCATGTACGGCTACGACCTGAAAAACATCCGCGAACTTATGCCGGTTTACCGCGACAAGGCCGCCTCGGCGCCGCCGGTCGGGCTGTTCTACAAAGGCTATTACCATACCTTCGTGATGGCGCCCGCTACCTCGAACACGGTCGCCAAATGCGTACTGGGCATCTCCGACAGCCTGGTCACCAACCTGTATGCGCAGGCCGGC
The genomic region above belongs to Methylomicrobium agile and contains:
- a CDS encoding flavoprotein, coding for MDKPRLAWAITGSGHYIKECLDFLLRLDHVDLYISQAGEEVLRMYGYDLKNIRELMPVYRDKAASAPPVGLFYKGYYHTFVMAPATSNTVAKCVLGISDSLVTNLYAQAGKCKVPSIVFPCDTAPEMETTAPGGKVMVYPRKIDLEGTAKLRTFEYTTVVDTVEDLIVKVEARLKAVA